CCCTGACGGAATCAGCGGTTCGGAATACATAGAACTTATTGCGGCAGTCGCTATTGCCATTTCCCAGAAACTCGATGTTAAAGAGACATTTTGGGTAGCTGAATTTCTTCAGGCAGTAAGTTATCAGCTCTTTACTCTCGCAGCGTTCAAGGAAGCGGAAAGAGCGAGGAAAAAGAAGAAACCATAGATAAAACTTTTTGGGAATGGCGGTTAATCTAATCTATGCGGGAATTGGCAGATACAAATATAAAAAGGTGCCGCTCTCCAAAGCATATTGAACGTTCGGTATAGAATACCCGGAATTATACAGGGTTATAATGAAACTGCGGCGGTTTTGCTATAAAATCAAAACCGCCGTTTTTTCTTGCAGATAAATCAGTAATGCTAAATATAAATTTATCTTGATAATACTTTTTCAGCAAAGGGCTTTTTATTGTTTATAAACCCCGTCGAAATCGCCTTTGCTTTCTCCGTATCGCGCCCCATCTGCTCTTTCAGCCTGTCAACGGATTCAAATTTCATCTCTGGGCGCAAAAACTCTATAAGGTCAACCTGAATAACCTTGCCGTACAAATCCCCGTCAAATCCAATTATATAGGTCTCCGAGCCAGCCACTTCATTGCTTGAAACCGTCGGTTTTACGCCGATATTGGTGACCGACGGATAAAGTGTATCGCCCACATGGGTTACCGACGCATATACACCGAAACGCGGCAAAAGCTGGGGCGGCGGCAAAAGCTGATTTATAGTCGGCGTTCCGAGCACGCGCCCAAGCCGGCGTCCGTGGACAACCTCCCCGTAAACGGCAAAGGGCCTTCCAAGCAGCTCCATTGCGCATTTTACATCGCCGGAAGCGATACAGGAACGTATCCTCGTGGAACTAAGCGGTTTCCCGCCGACGCAAACAGGTTCAGTGGTATACACCTTTATCCCTTTCGGCCTGCAAATCTCATCGAGGCGGCGGACATCTGCCGACGCGCCCTTTCCGAAACGATAGTTAAACCCGCAGCTTATATATTTCACATTGAGCTTTTCAGTCAGCAGGTCAATGAATTCCTCTGGCTCCAAATTCCGCACCTTGTCAAAGTCAAGATAAATACAAAAGTCCACTGACATCGACTCAAGTATCTTTTCCTTTAAGGCAGGGAGCGTAATCTCTGGTACGGGACGCCCGTCCGCTTTTTTCCCGGGGTTGTGAGAAAATGTAACAACGGCGGTTTTAAGTCCCTGACTCAACGCCTTGTTTATGACCTCAGCGTGACCCAAATGCACTCCGTCAAAGTAGCCCAGTGCCGCAGAAACAGGCTCTTTGATCCTATTCAATTCCGACAGATTATATATTTCCGTTTTAAATAACCTCCCCGCTATTTAGTGGAATTTCCCGGTTGAAATGACATTTTACATTAATCTGTCTTTTTTCTTTATTGGATTCGCCGAGCCCTAAAAATATATCCGCATATTTTACCCGGCATAACCCGCTTTGCGGAGCACCGTGCAGCCTGTCGAATGACAACGCCCCGCCGTTTCGGAACCTGACAGCCTGGTTCTTAGTTATATGAATCTCAGGCAGTTCCTTAAACAATTCTTCTACATTAAGTATAACTGTATCCAGTTTATCCTCTTCGGCAAGCCTTTCTGCCTCATCAAGGGTGATACACGAGGTTAAATCGAAGCCAGCGGCATAAGTCCGCCGCAGTGACGACATCGTGCCGCCGCAGCCGAGCTTATCACCAATATCCTCGCAGAGCGTTCTTATGTATGTCCCTTTGGAGCAATACACGTCAATTAAGTAATCACCGCTGCTCTCATCCCGGCCGGTGACACCAATATCATAAATAGTGATATCCCGGGGCTTGCGT
This DNA window, taken from [Clostridium] cellulosi, encodes the following:
- the truB gene encoding tRNA pseudouridine synthase B (High confidence in function and specificity), with amino-acid sequence MNGVICIDKPSGMTSFDVVAIVRSLTNERKVGHAGTLDPMATGVLPIFLGGATKAIPLLLNHDKRYAAGLRLGIKTDTGDITGKVLATSEVSATPEQVEAAVLSFKGNIKQIPPMYSALKSGGRHLYDIAREGGYVERKPRDITIYDIGVTGRDESSGDYLIDVYCSKGTYIRTLCEDIGDKLGCGGTMSSLRRTYAAGFDLTSCITLDEAERLAEEDKLDTVILNVEELFKELPEIHITKNQAVRFRNGGALSFDRLHGAPQSGLCRVKYADIFLGLGESNKEKRQINVKCHFNREIPLNSGEVI
- a CDS encoding riboflavin biosynthesis protein RibF (High confidence in function and specificity), with protein sequence MGHAEVINKALSQGLKTAVVTFSHNPGKKADGRPVPEITLPALKEKILESMSVDFCIYLDFDKVRNLEPEEFIDLLTEKLNVKYISCGFNYRFGKGASADVRRLDEICRPKGIKVYTTEPVCVGGKPLSSTRIRSCIASGDVKCAMELLGRPFAVYGEVVHGRRLGRVLGTPTINQLLPPPQLLPRFGVYASVTHVGDTLYPSVTNIGVKPTVSSNEVAGSETYIIGFDGDLYGKVIQVDLIEFLRPEMKFESVDRLKEQMGRDTEKAKAISTGFINNKKPFAEKVLSR